The DNA sequence TCTTGTCATGGAGGTAGTTTGCCAGGTCCACTATTCGTCATCCCCGGGAAAGGGCATTTTTTCCACAGTACCGCCTTCTTTCTTGATCAGTATCTCTACCTTTTTCTCGGTCTCATCGAGCCTTTTCGAGAGCTCTTTCGTGAGTGCAAGACCTTCCTTGAAGAGACCGAGCGCCTCGTCAAGAGGAATCTTCCCTTCATCAAGAGTTTTAACAATCTCTTCCAGTTTTTTCAACCCATCTTCGAATTTCATGGAAGTACCTATTATAGAACGTTAGAGTTTGCTTTTGCAAGCATTGTTTACCCCCCCGTGGAACGCTTTCTCCCTGTTCAAAAAGAGGGGTCCGGGGTAAAATATTTCCATGGATGTTTTCCCGGGCATCTGTGAAGAAATGGGCTTCAGGGCGACGATGGAGGACCAGCACGCCGTTTATGAGGATCCCGGAAGGGTCTTCTTCAGCGCCGAGATATACGATGGCCACGGGGGCAGGCAACCCGCACAGATAGCCGCCGATATGCTGACACCCTGGTTTCTTCACGCCTGGGCGGGTGAACTGGGGCGGCCCCTGCGGGAGCGAAAGAGCGAGGCTGATATCCTTCGCGAGGCCTATCTTGCCGTTGATGCGTATATCGTGGGCCGCCGCATGCAGGCGGGTACCTGCGCCGTTCAGCTGTATCTTATCGGAGAGAGCTTTTTGGCGGCAAACGTCGGGGATTCGAGGGTCGTCATCGGTACCGAGAGCGGAGCGGCGACCCTCACCGATGACCACAAGCCGCACACTCAAGGCGAACGGTCCCGCATCGAAGCGCTGGGAGGGAGCGTCACCATGCTGGGTGTGCCGAGGGTGGAAGGCGTCCTTGCGATAAGCCGCGCCCTCGGGGATGCCTGCCTCAAACCCTATGTGAGCGCTGAGCCGCGCATAAGTGAAGGCACCCTGGGAGCCGAGAATGATGTCGCCGTCCTTGCCTGTGACGGGGTTTGGGACGTCCTATCTCCCGACGAGGTCATAGAGGAGGCACGGCGGCAGATCGACCCCCGGAAAGGAGCGCAGGAGATAGCGCGCATGGCCCTCGACAAGGGCAGCATGGACAACATCACGGTGATAGTGCTCGGCCTCGGGAAACATACATCCTCTCTCGAGAACCGGAAGATGATTATTCGGAACGTCCATGACAGGGGATAGTACATTGGTTATTGGAATTTGGTTATTGGTCATTATCTCTCAGGGTATGATATGCAGGAAAACCTTACCATCATAGGAACCATAGCGGTTATCCATCTCCTCGGCGCCATGAGCCCGGGGCCGGATCTTGTTATGTCGGTGCGCAATTCCCTTACCTATTCACGCAGGACGGGGATATTCACAGCCGTCGGTTTCGGACTTGGCGTCGCCGTTCACGTGGCCTACTGCTCGGCAGGGATAGCCGTGATAATCGCCAGGTCGCTCCTTATATTCAGCATCATTAGATACATGGGGGCGGCGTATCTCCTGTACATCGGGATCCGGTCGGTCTTTGCCCGGTCGTCGGGGATAGAGGCCGGGCCCGTGGTGGTGAAAGAGGACATCTCCCCGCTTCACGCGGTGCGCGTCGGGTTTCTCACCAATATCTTGAACCCCAAGGCCACGCTTTTTTTCCTGGGCCTCTTTACCATCGTCATATCTCCCGTCACACCCCCGCCTCGTTCCATTCTTGTTATTGCGGGCATTGTCATGGTCATAGACACCGTGTTGTGGTTCAGCTTCGTGGCTGTCTTTCTCAACGAAAGGCATGTGAGGTCTTTTTTTGAGAGGTTCCAGGGCCGTTTCAACAAGGTCTTCGGCGGCATTCTGATATTGCTGAGCATCAGGATCGCTCTTTCCCGCGACTAGCCGCCCGAAGATGTCCCGTCAGACTCCCTCCGAAACTGACGGGAAAACCGTGTTCGAAGGCGCCAGGGGCCGTTAAGCCGCCCGCAAAAGATGGTGACACGTGCATGCGAACATGATATAGTGAACGCAAGCCTTCCCGCGAGGCTCAAGGGTTTCGGAGCACACAAAGCGCACAAGGGAAAATAGGGTTATTCCTGGGGGGGCGGTACAATCCAGCAACCATCATAAGGAGGATTTTGTCATGGAAGAGAAACTAGCTAACCCCGCACCGCTTGGCCTGATGGGATTCGGCATGACTACGGTACTGCTCAACATTCACAATGCGGGGTTCTTTCCCGTGGGATCGATGATCCTTGCAATGGGGGCTTTCTACGGGGGTCTTGCCCAGATCATCGCGGGCATTCTGGAGTACAAGAAGGGAAACACCTTCGGCGTGACGGCCTTCACCTCCTACGGTCTTTTCTGGTGGACGCTTGTCTTTATTCTCGTTTTCAAAGGGCTACCCGGTAATCCCGAGTCCTTTATGGGCTGGTATCTTTTCATGTGGGGCCTTTTCACGTTCTTCATGTGGTTCGGTACCTGGGGCAAGAACAGGGGCATCCAGTTCGTTTTTCTCAGCCTGACCATATTGTTCTGGCTTCTCGCCATCCGTGACTGGACGGGCAGTACCGCCATCGGCACCCTTGCCGGATGGGAAGGCATCATCTGCGGTCTCTCCGCTATCTACCTTGCCATGGCGGAGGTCCTCAACGAGGTCCACGGAAAAGTGGTCCTGCCGATAGGGGAGATAAAGAAGTAAAGACAGTTTCAGGTTTCGGGGAAAGAACCAAAGAACAGGCACAGAACGACAAGCACCCTTCTACCTTGTCAAGGAGAGGGGTGCTTTTTTTCGTCTTTACCTGAAACCTGAAACTGTCTTCTCACCTGTCCTGATTCTTCCACTGCATGTAGAGTATGATGCCTCCCCAGGCGAAGGCCGCTGTCATCAGGAAAGAGCCGAAGAAGTGGGATGTGTCGGCCAGCGTGTGGTCGAGGCCGAGGAGATTGAGGCGCCCCAGGATGTTGTTCCAGTCGTGGTATCCGGGAACATCTTCGCCGGTCACGCCCCCGAGGAGCATCAACTGCTGTGCCCTGGCATCGTTGATATAGGGGGCCATGTCGATGAAATTTTGCCCCGTCCACCACAGGGCGAAGGACGCCGCAAAAGCGTCTCTTCGCTTCAGGAAGGCCGCGAGACAGACGAGTGGTATAAGCACCTGCATGAGGCTCCCTCCCAGGACTCCCATAAAGTCGCCAAGGATGCGAAAGAAGATATGCCCGGCCTCGTGGAAGGGGAGGCTGATGTTGTGAAAAAAGGAATGGCCCGCCAATTCGCTTGATGGTACATGGACCATGAGCCTGATTCCGGCTATGAGAAGAAGGATGAACACCAGGCATCTTCCCCAGAAATAAAAAGGGTTGATCTTTGTCTGAGGAGGGAAGAGGAGGTCCGTGAGGGTGGGCCCCTTCTCGCTGTCCGGGGCGACTGAGGCCGCAGGGGCCTTCTCGCTGTTTTCATTGCTTGCATCGATCCGGGATTGCACCAGTGTCTCATAGGCCCAGGTGATTTCCTTGAGCCTGTCCCAGTCGCCGCCGGAGGCACCGAGTTCCGTTTTCAAGCGCCCGAAGGCCNNNNNNNNNNNNNNNNNNNNNNNNNNNNNNNNNNNNNNNNNNNNNNNNNNNNNNNNNNNNNNNNNNNNNNNNNNNNNNNNNNNNNNNNNNNNNNNNNNNNATATCCGCGGATAACAAGGGTTCCTTGAGGATCGACGCCGCCTCGCCCATGACGGTCCGCCTCTATGAGATCAAGGGTGTCGATGTGGGCAAGGCACGCCTGACCTACCAGGCGAAGCTCAAAACAAAGGACGTTGAGGGCAAGGTGTTTCTCG is a window from the Syntrophorhabdaceae bacterium genome containing:
- a CDS encoding LysE family transporter translates to MQENLTIIGTIAVIHLLGAMSPGPDLVMSVRNSLTYSRRTGIFTAVGFGLGVAVHVAYCSAGIAVIIARSLLIFSIIRYMGAAYLLYIGIRSVFARSSGIEAGPVVVKEDISPLHAVRVGFLTNILNPKATLFFLGLFTIVISPVTPPPRSILVIAGIVMVIDTVLWFSFVAVFLNERHVRSFFERFQGRFNKVFGGILILLSIRIALSRD
- the xseB gene encoding exodeoxyribonuclease VII small subunit; protein product: MKFEDGLKKLEEIVKTLDEGKIPLDEALGLFKEGLALTKELSKRLDETEKKVEILIKKEGGTVEKMPFPGDDE
- a CDS encoding acetate uptake transporter; translation: MEEKLANPAPLGLMGFGMTTVLLNIHNAGFFPVGSMILAMGAFYGGLAQIIAGILEYKKGNTFGVTAFTSYGLFWWTLVFILVFKGLPGNPESFMGWYLFMWGLFTFFMWFGTWGKNRGIQFVFLSLTILFWLLAIRDWTGSTAIGTLAGWEGIICGLSAIYLAMAEVLNEVHGKVVLPIGEIKK
- a CDS encoding PP2C family protein-serine/threonine phosphatase; this translates as MDVFPGICEEMGFRATMEDQHAVYEDPGRVFFSAEIYDGHGGRQPAQIAADMLTPWFLHAWAGELGRPLRERKSEADILREAYLAVDAYIVGRRMQAGTCAVQLYLIGESFLAANVGDSRVVIGTESGAATLTDDHKPHTQGERSRIEALGGSVTMLGVPRVEGVLAISRALGDACLKPYVSAEPRISEGTLGAENDVAVLACDGVWDVLSPDEVIEEARRQIDPRKGAQEIARMALDKGSMDNITVIVLGLGKHTSSLENRKMIIRNVHDRG